Proteins co-encoded in one Vibrio aquimaris genomic window:
- a CDS encoding EamA family transporter, which yields MKLNGICLSLLVVIIWGVNFSIIKIGLEELPPLLFSALRFTVVAIPAVFFIPFPKTSIWNVLGVGLFLGVLKFGFLFFAMKSDASAGLSSLILQAQVFFTIGLSIFIFKEKINQGQIIGIVLSSLGFSLFFIEAGTNITMLGLVLILMAAFFWAISNVIMKKTKDINLLNFMVWVCLIPPLPLLVLSYYTETSTPIELVLSASAKAWSALIYVSYASTLVAFAIWGWLLRNYTAVSVTPFALLIPVVGIITSSFVLQERLTNMELIGTLLIMSGLVICVLYNKIFNWIKRK from the coding sequence ATGAAGTTAAATGGTATTTGTCTTTCTTTATTAGTCGTTATTATATGGGGTGTTAATTTTTCTATTATAAAAATTGGATTGGAAGAGCTACCACCTTTGCTATTCTCTGCATTGCGTTTTACTGTTGTAGCAATTCCAGCAGTATTTTTTATCCCATTTCCTAAGACATCAATATGGAATGTACTTGGTGTAGGTTTATTTCTTGGAGTTTTAAAGTTTGGTTTTTTATTTTTTGCTATGAAATCTGATGCGTCAGCTGGTCTATCTTCATTAATCTTACAAGCTCAAGTGTTTTTTACTATAGGTTTAAGTATTTTCATATTTAAAGAAAAAATAAATCAAGGTCAAATTATAGGGATTGTACTATCAAGCTTAGGTTTTAGCTTGTTTTTTATTGAAGCTGGTACGAATATTACAATGCTTGGATTAGTTTTAATTCTGATGGCCGCATTTTTTTGGGCTATATCGAATGTTATTATGAAAAAAACAAAAGACATTAATTTATTGAATTTTATGGTATGGGTATGCTTAATACCACCTTTACCCTTATTGGTTCTTTCATACTATACAGAAACAAGCACACCTATTGAATTGGTTTTGTCTGCTAGCGCTAAAGCATGGAGCGCATTAATATATGTTAGCTATGCCTCTACATTAGTTGCTTTTGCTATTTGGGGATGGCTATTAAGAAATTATACAGCAGTATCCGTTACTCCTTTTGCTTTGTTGATCCCTGTCGTTGGTATCATCACTTCAAGTTTTGTATTGCAAGAAAGATTAACTAATATGGAATTAATAGGAACTTTGCTTATTATGTCTGGCTTAGTTATTTGTGTTCTATATAACAAAATTTTTAATTGGATAAAGAGAAAATAA
- the trpCF gene encoding bifunctional indole-3-glycerol-phosphate synthase TrpC/phosphoribosylanthranilate isomerase TrpF: MTQTKDKLSEHISVKEAQMAEVLAKIVRDKYLWLEEHKSSLPLSEFKEALTPSDRSFYQAVSGEKTAFITECKKASPSKGLIREDFDLDYIASVYNKHADAISVLTDEKYFQGSFEFLPQVRRQVSQPVLCKDFIIDDYQIYLARHYSADAILLMLSVLSDEEYKALAAIAHSLNMGILTEVSNEEELQRAVELNAKVIGINNRNLRDLTTDLNRTKELAPKIRELAPQATVISESGIYTHQQVRDLAKFADGFLIGSSLMAEDNLELAVRKVTLGENKVCGLTNPDDAAKAYQAGAVFGGLIFVAKSKRCVELETARQTMSGAPLQYVGVFQNHTVETVADIANQLGLSAVQLHGDEDQDYVEALSSQLSEGIEVWKAYGVTDALPNMLKAPVNRHLLDTKVGAQTGGTGLVFDWSLIENTQQVMLAGGISPFNAQKAAEQGCLGLDLNSGVEVSPGKKDGEKLQQAFQAIRNY, encoded by the coding sequence ATGACTCAGACAAAAGATAAACTTTCTGAACATATCTCCGTTAAAGAAGCTCAGATGGCGGAAGTATTGGCAAAAATTGTCCGTGACAAATACCTGTGGCTAGAAGAACACAAATCGTCTTTACCTTTGTCTGAGTTCAAGGAAGCACTAACGCCATCTGATCGCAGCTTTTATCAAGCGGTGAGCGGTGAGAAAACCGCATTCATTACTGAATGTAAAAAGGCATCACCGTCGAAAGGGCTGATTAGAGAAGACTTCGACCTTGATTACATCGCCTCTGTTTACAATAAGCACGCGGACGCGATTTCAGTCCTCACCGACGAAAAATACTTCCAAGGCAGCTTTGAGTTTCTACCACAGGTAAGACGCCAAGTGTCACAACCTGTGTTATGTAAAGATTTTATCATCGATGATTATCAGATCTACCTTGCGCGTCATTACTCAGCCGATGCTATTCTGCTTATGTTGTCGGTACTGAGCGATGAGGAATATAAAGCACTCGCCGCCATCGCCCACTCTCTCAATATGGGTATTCTAACTGAAGTCAGTAATGAAGAAGAACTTCAGCGAGCTGTCGAACTTAATGCAAAAGTGATTGGCATTAATAATCGTAACTTACGCGATCTGACAACCGATCTTAACCGCACCAAAGAGTTGGCACCCAAAATACGAGAGCTAGCACCACAAGCAACCGTTATTTCGGAATCTGGCATCTACACACACCAGCAAGTACGTGACTTGGCCAAGTTTGCCGATGGTTTTCTTATCGGTAGTTCACTAATGGCTGAAGATAATCTTGAGCTAGCAGTGCGCAAAGTAACACTCGGCGAAAATAAGGTCTGTGGTTTAACCAATCCAGATGATGCAGCCAAAGCGTACCAAGCCGGCGCCGTCTTTGGCGGGTTAATTTTTGTTGCTAAATCTAAGCGCTGTGTTGAGCTTGAAACTGCGCGCCAGACAATGTCTGGAGCCCCTTTGCAGTATGTGGGTGTATTCCAAAACCACACAGTTGAAACAGTAGCAGACATCGCCAATCAACTGGGGTTAAGTGCGGTTCAATTGCATGGCGATGAAGACCAAGACTATGTTGAAGCCCTGAGCAGTCAATTGAGCGAAGGTATTGAGGTTTGGAAAGCATACGGCGTTACTGATGCCTTACCTAATATGCTTAAAGCACCTGTCAATCGTCACTTGCTTGATACTAAAGTAGGAGCGCAAACTGGGGGCACTGGCCTTGTCTTTGACTGGTCTCTGATTGAAAACACCCAACAAGTTATGCTGGCAGGTGGTATTTCGCCTTTTAACGCTCAAAAAGCCGCTGAACAAGGCTGCTTAGGTTTAGATCTAAACTCAGGCGTTGAAGTCTCTCCCGGAAAAAAAGATGGCGAGAAATTGCAGCAAGCATTCCAAGCTATTCGTAACTACTGA
- a CDS encoding anthranilate synthase component 1, with amino-acid sequence MNKAIEIKKLGDLEVIHANAPYTLDPTRLFHTLCENKTDSLLLESAEIDSKQNLKSLLIVDSAVRIVCFGHTVTMQALTNNGRSLLAHLTQNIHTNITHVFDGEKLTIEFEEPCNTLDEDSRLREASSFDALRLIQHSFNISEQDKNALFLGGLFAYDLVANFEPLGEASSENRCPDYVFYVAETLIVVDHQRQSCDIQASLFAECTEKDKLEARIQDIQQQCADLKPLPIANKHSNISPQPSVSDQDFCQIVRDLKQYVVKGDIFQVVPSRRFTLPCPSPLIAYKELKQSNPSPYMFYMQDELFTLFGASPESALKYETDTNQVEIYPIAGTRKRGKKPDGQIDLDLDSRIELELRSDKKENAEHMMLVDLARNDVARISKAGSRHVADLLKVDRYSHVMHLVSRVVGQLRDDLDALHAYQACMNMGTLTGAPKIRAMQLIRDVEQCRRGSYGGAVGYLTGEGTLDTCIVIRSAYVEDGVAHVQAGGGVVFDSDPQAEADETRSKAQAVISAIQAAHMEH; translated from the coding sequence GTGAATAAGGCCATTGAGATTAAAAAGCTGGGTGACTTAGAGGTTATTCATGCAAACGCACCCTACACACTAGACCCAACTCGTCTGTTTCACACTCTGTGCGAAAACAAAACCGATAGCTTACTACTTGAATCTGCAGAGATTGACTCTAAGCAGAACTTAAAAAGCTTATTAATTGTCGATTCAGCAGTCCGTATTGTTTGTTTTGGCCATACTGTCACCATGCAGGCGCTGACCAATAACGGTCGATCATTACTGGCGCATTTAACCCAGAATATCCACACTAATATCACTCATGTCTTTGATGGTGAGAAACTCACCATAGAATTTGAAGAGCCATGCAACACGCTCGATGAAGACTCTCGACTACGTGAAGCTTCTTCCTTCGATGCGCTTCGTCTGATACAGCATAGTTTCAACATCAGCGAACAGGATAAAAATGCGCTCTTTCTTGGTGGCTTGTTTGCCTATGATTTGGTCGCAAACTTCGAACCTCTTGGTGAAGCATCAAGCGAAAATCGATGCCCAGACTACGTATTCTACGTGGCAGAAACGCTTATTGTGGTCGATCATCAGCGTCAATCGTGTGATATACAGGCAAGCTTATTTGCAGAATGTACAGAAAAAGACAAGCTAGAAGCACGTATACAAGATATCCAACAGCAGTGTGCGGACCTAAAACCATTACCCATCGCCAATAAACACAGTAATATTTCACCTCAACCCAGTGTTAGTGACCAAGATTTTTGCCAAATTGTTCGTGATCTCAAGCAATATGTGGTTAAAGGTGACATTTTTCAGGTTGTCCCGTCTCGCCGTTTTACTTTGCCTTGTCCATCCCCTCTTATTGCCTATAAAGAGTTAAAACAAAGCAACCCCAGCCCATATATGTTCTACATGCAAGATGAGCTGTTCACTTTGTTTGGTGCATCGCCTGAAAGCGCCCTTAAATACGAAACTGATACTAATCAAGTTGAAATTTACCCAATTGCAGGCACACGAAAAAGAGGCAAAAAACCTGACGGCCAAATTGATTTGGACCTAGATAGCCGCATCGAACTCGAACTGCGCAGCGACAAAAAAGAAAATGCAGAACACATGATGTTGGTTGATTTGGCGCGAAACGACGTTGCCCGTATCTCGAAAGCGGGTTCACGCCATGTGGCAGACTTATTGAAGGTGGATAGATATAGCCACGTCATGCATTTAGTCTCTCGCGTCGTTGGCCAACTACGCGATGACTTAGATGCTCTGCATGCTTATCAAGCTTGTATGAACATGGGTACTCTAACTGGCGCGCCGAAAATCCGTGCCATGCAACTGATTCGCGACGTAGAACAATGTCGCCGTGGTAGTTATGGTGGCGCGGTAGGTTATCTGACAGGTGAAGGCACATTAGACACTTGCATCGTTATCCGTTCTGCTTATGTTGAAGATGGGGTCGCACACGTTCAAGCAGGTGGGGGAGTCGTATTTGATTCTGACCCTCAAGCAGAAGCCGACGAAACTCGCAGTAAGGCACAAGCCGTGATTTCTGCTATTCAAGCAGCACATATGGAGCACTAA
- the trpD gene encoding anthranilate phosphoribosyltransferase, with product MDNIINKLYQQNSLTQEESKQLFDVIIRGEMDPILMASALTALKIKGETPDEIAGAATALLDNANPFPRPDYDFADIVGTGGDGHNTINISTTAAFVAAACGLKVAKHGNRSVSSKSGSSDLLDAFGIDLAMSAETTRSAIDKLGVAFLFAPQYHSGVRHAMPVRQTMKTRTIFNILGPLINPARPNIELMGVYSEDLVRPIAETMLKMGMKRAAVVHGSGLDEVAIHGQTTVAEIKNGQIIEYTLLPEDFGLATHSLEAIKGGAPEENKAIITNILTGKGTDAQIGAVAVNVALLMRLFGRDNLKQNTQQAIDAMNSGKAFELVKQLAAHN from the coding sequence ATGGACAATATAATTAATAAACTCTACCAACAGAACTCTCTGACCCAAGAAGAAAGCAAGCAGCTGTTTGATGTGATTATTCGCGGCGAAATGGACCCGATTTTGATGGCTTCGGCACTCACCGCACTAAAAATCAAAGGCGAGACACCCGATGAAATTGCTGGCGCAGCAACGGCATTGCTTGATAATGCAAACCCATTTCCTCGCCCCGACTATGATTTTGCAGATATTGTCGGCACTGGGGGCGATGGCCATAATACCATCAACATCTCAACCACAGCAGCCTTTGTTGCAGCAGCTTGCGGCTTAAAAGTTGCCAAACACGGCAACCGCAGCGTTTCAAGCAAATCAGGGTCTTCAGATTTATTGGATGCGTTCGGTATCGATCTCGCCATGAGTGCAGAAACGACACGTTCTGCGATAGACAAGTTGGGCGTCGCTTTTCTCTTTGCCCCTCAATATCACAGTGGGGTTCGTCATGCGATGCCCGTTCGCCAAACAATGAAAACGCGAACTATATTCAATATTCTTGGTCCACTTATTAACCCCGCTAGGCCAAACATTGAACTTATGGGCGTATACAGTGAAGATTTAGTTAGACCAATTGCTGAAACCATGCTCAAGATGGGCATGAAACGAGCGGCTGTTGTACATGGTAGTGGCCTTGATGAAGTTGCGATTCATGGTCAAACCACTGTGGCAGAAATCAAAAATGGGCAAATTATCGAGTACACTCTACTCCCAGAAGATTTTGGTCTCGCCACGCACTCGTTAGAAGCAATAAAAGGCGGGGCGCCCGAGGAAAACAAAGCCATCATTACTAATATTCTTACGGGTAAAGGGACTGATGCTCAAATCGGTGCGGTCGCAGTCAATGTCGCTCTACTAATGCGTCTTTTTGGTCGTGACAACCTCAAACAAAATACCCAGCAAGCCATTGATGCAATGAATTCAGGCAAAGCGTTTGAACTCGTGAAACAATTAGCAGCCCATAATTAA
- a CDS encoding outer membrane beta-barrel protein, which yields MKKSLLALALLSASAAVSADSLIYGGASVGQTDLNGESTTSYNVHVGTGLLPFIGLEAGYQDLGKFDRVDYNGIKTNLTGSAIYFAVKPSIDFGPLHVYGKAGVHSYNLKADGGFDEDEVDVTYGVGAEYFAPGPVPISFGASYNVFGMKEDDITNFSLNATIHFL from the coding sequence ATGAAAAAATCACTATTAGCGCTGGCATTGCTAAGTGCTTCAGCAGCGGTATCGGCAGACTCGTTGATTTACGGCGGGGCTAGCGTTGGACAAACAGACTTAAACGGAGAGTCGACGACTTCTTATAACGTTCATGTCGGGACGGGCCTTTTGCCTTTTATCGGCCTTGAAGCGGGTTATCAAGATCTCGGTAAGTTCGATCGTGTTGACTACAATGGCATTAAAACTAACCTAACAGGTAGCGCCATTTATTTTGCTGTAAAGCCAAGCATTGATTTCGGTCCTCTCCATGTGTATGGAAAGGCGGGTGTGCATTCCTACAACCTGAAAGCCGATGGTGGCTTTGATGAAGATGAGGTCGATGTGACCTATGGTGTCGGTGCCGAATACTTTGCCCCCGGACCTGTACCGATTTCTTTTGGTGCCAGTTACAATGTATTTGGCATGAAAGAAGACGATATTACTAATTTCTCTTTGAATGCGACTATCCACTTTTTGTAA
- the trpA gene encoding tryptophan synthase subunit alpha yields MSRYQSMFARLNEQNQGAFVPFVTVCDPNPAQSLKIMETLVEAGADALELGIPFSDPLADGPTIQGANIRALESGATPEICFDLIGEIRAKYPDLPIGLLMYANLVFARGIDNFYQRCANAGIDSVLIADVPTNESAEFVEAATKHGIEPIFIAPPTASDDTLKSVAELGSGYTYLLSRAGVTGAETKANMPVSDLLDRLNKYDAPPALLGFGISTPEQVKQAIDAGAAGAISGSAVVKIIETHTEAPEEMLVQLSKFVSPMKAATHK; encoded by the coding sequence ATGAGCCGTTACCAATCAATGTTTGCACGCTTAAACGAGCAAAACCAAGGCGCATTTGTTCCTTTTGTTACGGTTTGCGACCCTAATCCAGCTCAGTCGTTAAAAATAATGGAAACGCTGGTCGAAGCGGGAGCCGATGCACTCGAACTCGGTATTCCTTTTTCCGATCCTTTGGCTGATGGCCCTACCATTCAAGGAGCCAACATTCGTGCGCTTGAATCTGGCGCGACTCCAGAGATCTGCTTTGACCTGATCGGAGAAATTCGTGCAAAGTACCCAGATTTACCAATTGGCCTGCTCATGTACGCAAACCTAGTGTTTGCACGCGGCATTGATAACTTTTATCAGCGCTGCGCAAATGCAGGCATCGATTCTGTGTTAATCGCCGATGTACCCACAAACGAAAGCGCCGAATTTGTAGAAGCTGCAACCAAACATGGCATTGAGCCTATTTTCATTGCGCCGCCTACCGCCTCTGACGACACATTAAAATCAGTAGCAGAATTAGGCAGTGGATACACCTATTTGCTCTCTCGCGCTGGGGTGACAGGGGCTGAAACCAAAGCTAATATGCCAGTCAGTGATTTACTCGATAGACTCAATAAATACGATGCGCCACCCGCCCTACTCGGCTTTGGTATCTCAACACCAGAGCAAGTAAAACAGGCCATTGATGCGGGTGCAGCAGGTGCGATTTCAGGATCAGCAGTGGTTAAAATCATAGAAACACACACAGAAGCACCAGAAGAAATGCTGGTGCAGCTCTCTAAGTTTGTTTCACCGATGAAAGCAGCGACTCATAAATAA
- a CDS encoding YbaK/EbsC family protein — translation MESTVIYEYIVNKFNKKSLQYREVSHKPEGSCEAISKIRGNIPSQAAKALLMSYKVEGDYLFCLCVVPGDKKLDVKKVAKLVGKKVKMSSIEQVKDKTGCVLRNFFRTLF, via the coding sequence ATGGAAAGTACAGTAATATATGAATATATAGTTAATAAGTTTAATAAAAAATCACTTCAATATAGAGAAGTCAGTCATAAACCAGAAGGAAGCTGTGAAGCAATAAGCAAAATAAGAGGTAATATCCCTTCACAAGCGGCTAAAGCTCTTCTAATGTCATATAAAGTTGAAGGTGATTATTTATTTTGCTTATGTGTTGTGCCCGGAGATAAAAAGCTGGATGTAAAAAAAGTGGCTAAACTGGTGGGGAAAAAAGTAAAGATGTCCTCGATTGAACAAGTCAAAGATAAAACGGGTTGTGTTCTGCGCAACTTTTTCAGGACACTTTTCTAA
- the trpB gene encoding tryptophan synthase subunit beta, with amino-acid sequence MAKLDAYFGEYGGQYVPQILVPALEQLEQAFIDAQDDPNFRCEFMGLLQEYAGRPTALTLTRNLTKGTNTKLYLKREDLLHGGAHKTNQVLGQALLAKRMGKNEIIAETGAGQHGVATALACALLGLKCRVYMGAKDVERQSPNVFRMKLMGAEVIPVHSGSATLKDACNEALRDWSATYEQAHYLLGTAAGPHPFPTIVRDFQRMIGEETKNQILAREGRLPDAVIACVGGGSNAIGMFADFIEEEDVRLIGVEPAGKGIDTDQHGAPLKHGKTGIFFGMKAPLMQDSNGQVEESYSVSAGLDFPSVGPQHAHLNAIGRAEYDNVTDDEALDAFQELARSEGIIPALESSHALAHALRMARENPEKEQLLVVNLSGRGDKDIFTVHAILEEKGVI; translated from the coding sequence ATGGCAAAACTTGATGCCTATTTTGGCGAATATGGTGGTCAATATGTCCCCCAGATCCTTGTCCCTGCATTAGAGCAGCTTGAACAAGCCTTCATCGATGCCCAAGACGATCCCAACTTTCGTTGTGAGTTTATGGGCTTACTACAAGAATATGCAGGTCGCCCTACCGCTTTGACCCTAACACGCAATTTAACAAAAGGGACAAACACCAAACTTTACTTAAAGCGTGAAGATCTTCTCCATGGCGGCGCACACAAAACTAACCAAGTACTTGGTCAAGCCTTACTTGCCAAGCGTATGGGCAAGAACGAGATCATAGCTGAAACCGGAGCGGGCCAACATGGCGTAGCCACTGCCCTAGCCTGCGCTTTATTGGGCCTGAAATGTCGAGTGTACATGGGCGCTAAAGACGTGGAACGTCAAAGCCCTAATGTGTTTAGAATGAAATTGATGGGAGCAGAAGTGATCCCCGTTCACTCAGGTTCTGCTACGCTAAAAGATGCGTGTAACGAGGCCCTTCGCGATTGGTCAGCAACCTATGAGCAAGCGCATTACCTACTGGGCACAGCAGCGGGCCCGCACCCATTCCCAACCATAGTACGCGATTTTCAGCGCATGATTGGTGAAGAGACCAAAAACCAAATTTTAGCTCGTGAAGGTCGCCTGCCAGATGCGGTAATTGCCTGTGTGGGCGGAGGCTCGAATGCCATTGGTATGTTTGCAGACTTTATCGAGGAAGAAGATGTTCGTCTGATTGGGGTTGAGCCTGCTGGTAAAGGCATTGATACCGACCAACATGGCGCGCCACTAAAGCATGGCAAAACAGGCATCTTCTTTGGTATGAAAGCACCACTGATGCAAGACAGTAATGGCCAAGTCGAAGAGTCTTATTCTGTTTCTGCTGGCTTAGATTTCCCATCTGTCGGGCCGCAGCACGCGCATTTAAATGCAATTGGTCGTGCTGAGTATGACAATGTGACCGATGATGAAGCCTTAGACGCTTTTCAGGAGTTGGCTCGCAGTGAAGGTATCATCCCTGCCCTTGAGTCTTCACATGCTCTTGCTCACGCCCTTCGTATGGCTCGTGAGAATCCAGAGAAAGAACAGTTATTGGTTGTTAACCTATCAGGGCGCGGCGATAAAGATATCTTCACCGTACATGCCATCTTAGAAGAAAAAGGAGTGATCTAA
- a CDS encoding aminodeoxychorismate/anthranilate synthase component II encodes MANIVFIDNFDSFTYNLVDQFRSLGHDVTIYRNSLSASTIETAVEKLDNPVLLLSPGPGAPSEAGSMPEVINNLKGKVPMIGICLGHQAIVEAYGGQVDGAGDIVHGKVSMMEHQTHAIYKDLPSPIAIARYHSLVATDVPESLTVTAEVDGLVMSVVQEQDKVCGFQFHPESIMTTQGATLLANAIEWALENSETHTMQQ; translated from the coding sequence ATGGCTAATATAGTATTTATTGATAACTTTGATTCATTCACCTACAACCTAGTTGATCAGTTTCGTTCTCTAGGCCACGACGTCACCATTTACCGCAATAGCTTATCTGCTTCAACCATCGAGACTGCGGTAGAAAAACTTGATAACCCTGTTCTGCTTCTCTCTCCTGGACCCGGAGCGCCATCAGAAGCAGGCTCAATGCCAGAAGTGATCAACAACCTCAAAGGTAAAGTGCCTATGATAGGGATTTGCCTCGGCCATCAAGCAATTGTTGAGGCCTATGGCGGTCAGGTCGATGGGGCTGGTGATATTGTCCATGGTAAAGTGTCTATGATGGAACACCAGACTCATGCCATCTATAAGGATTTACCTTCTCCCATTGCAATCGCGCGTTATCACTCCCTTGTCGCAACCGATGTACCAGAATCATTAACGGTTACCGCAGAAGTTGATGGCCTCGTCATGTCTGTGGTGCAAGAACAAGATAAAGTCTGTGGATTTCAATTTCATCCCGAATCAATAATGACCACACAAGGCGCCACCTTGTTGGCTAATGCCATTGAATGGGCATTAGAAAATTCAGAAACTCACACAATGCAGCAATAA